One window from the genome of Gimesia aquarii encodes:
- a CDS encoding Gfo/Idh/MocA family protein: MNQNKESRRTFLKQSAIASVAASQFSAVAPSNAYQANERIRIGIIGPGRRGFGSHVKSLIKLRNEKGVNLDITAINDVYSVHQDQAVDYIKKQTKQAPKTYADYRDLLNDKEIDAVCIATPDHWHAKQVLDSLKAGKHIYCEKPMTHHISEAMDVVDAWKKSRLVVQVGVQSTSMPIWNEVRALVNEGKLGKIVQFQAESFRNSLGGMSRHNVITKEMTPKTVDWKRWLGVEEGLAPDLPFDRATFGQWRCYWPFGYGMYSDLFVHRVTAMLKATGLMYPGRVVGGGGIFLEYDDREVTDVASIIADFHEGVQGLVSSTMISSAVPIRHLIRGHHGTIVFDKDVFGKKQAYEFIPERPQVTLNSKLKKEEVISQRVPDQTLLHFENFIDAVKAGDPAMVNNSPELGAAAVMLVNLAVLSYRNGKVFQVDEKSKQIQDGDQSWAANWEKMSKERSKPRHVAGWKAGDKGSILIPPKYQKLAGPWIDGKPPENT, translated from the coding sequence ATGAATCAGAACAAAGAAAGCCGCCGTACTTTTCTTAAACAATCCGCGATAGCTTCTGTCGCAGCAAGTCAGTTTTCGGCAGTTGCCCCCTCAAATGCTTATCAAGCCAACGAACGAATCAGGATCGGTATCATCGGACCTGGAAGACGCGGCTTTGGTTCACACGTCAAGTCACTCATCAAATTACGCAATGAAAAAGGAGTCAATCTCGATATCACTGCCATTAACGATGTCTATTCCGTCCACCAGGACCAGGCTGTTGACTATATCAAAAAACAAACAAAGCAGGCACCTAAAACTTATGCTGATTACCGCGATCTACTGAATGACAAAGAAATCGATGCTGTGTGTATTGCAACACCGGACCATTGGCATGCTAAGCAAGTTTTAGATTCCCTTAAAGCGGGGAAGCACATATATTGTGAAAAACCAATGACCCATCATATTTCGGAGGCAATGGATGTCGTTGATGCCTGGAAGAAATCCAGACTGGTTGTTCAAGTCGGTGTCCAATCAACGAGTATGCCGATTTGGAATGAGGTGCGAGCCCTGGTCAACGAAGGAAAACTGGGAAAAATCGTACAGTTTCAGGCAGAAAGTTTTCGTAATTCTCTCGGGGGAATGTCTCGTCATAATGTCATCACAAAAGAGATGACTCCGAAAACCGTTGACTGGAAACGCTGGCTGGGTGTCGAAGAAGGACTCGCCCCAGATTTACCATTCGACCGCGCCACGTTTGGCCAATGGCGTTGCTACTGGCCCTTTGGCTACGGTATGTACTCAGACCTGTTCGTACATCGCGTTACAGCGATGCTCAAAGCCACCGGTTTGATGTACCCGGGACGCGTTGTGGGAGGCGGTGGTATTTTTCTAGAATACGATGACCGCGAAGTCACTGATGTGGCTTCCATCATTGCTGATTTTCACGAGGGTGTTCAAGGACTCGTTTCCAGTACTATGATTTCCAGCGCGGTCCCCATTCGACACTTGATTCGAGGTCACCATGGTACGATTGTGTTTGATAAAGATGTATTCGGTAAGAAACAAGCGTATGAGTTTATTCCAGAACGCCCCCAGGTGACGTTAAACAGTAAACTGAAAAAAGAAGAAGTAATCTCGCAACGTGTCCCCGATCAGACATTGCTTCACTTTGAGAATTTCATTGATGCAGTCAAAGCTGGTGACCCCGCGATGGTTAATAATTCTCCGGAACTCGGTGCAGCGGCTGTAATGCTTGTGAATCTGGCCGTACTCAGTTATCGAAACGGAAAAGTCTTTCAGGTTGACGAGAAATCCAAACAAATCCAGGATGGAGATCAGAGTTGGGCGGCTAATTGGGAAAAGATGTCTAAAGAACGCAGCAAACCGCGACACGTTGCCGGTTGGAAAGCAGGAGACAAAGGCAGTATTCTCATACCACCCAAATATCAAAAATTGGCGGGCCCCTGGATCGACGGAAAACCGCCTGAGAACACTTAA
- a CDS encoding sulfatase-like hydrolase/transferase, protein MRPFSYLTVIITFVLGSPSLFSAEQRNVLILFSDNQNWDDCGCYGNSVVKTPNIDQLAREGTRYQHAFATTASCGPCRGVFYTGLHVHANGQYGHPHGDHNFRLKPKVKTIFSLLAKNNYRTGMIGKYHLYPEDTTIDFQPKINGHRAKGMADLASDFLNQKSDQPFFLVMGFHDPHPTSRTQPEWGVKVKEPGMSLETYDPEKIKVPHYLPDRREVRQGLAGYYQQISYMDQAIGQILKALEDSGQADNTLVIFTSDHGSSEPGAMANHYEPGVRVPFIMRNPKLKKGSEGVVSDSMVSLLDVTPTVLEWTNTKGPYYPLHGRSILPTIGKTSTSGWDEAYLSHVFHEVTMYYPMRTIRTRDYKLIWNLEWRSKYPLPIDTLSRATWNETLRLEEPLLGQRTVKKFLYRDEVELYDLKNDPDEVINLAYQPEFQDVRKELSEKLLQHLQETDDLWLKQYTLPVSIESKVTKKQAKYTPLFNGHDLTGWTLKRANRKGYHVDAGKLVCPADGGGFLFTEKEYGDFSLQFDFKLSKGANNGIAIRCPLVDRRPAYEGMEIQVLDNKGYPKKLKPTQYHGSVYDVIPAKKGALKPAGEWNHEEIICRGSQITVIVNDIPVLNTDLSKIKDTNVLAKHPGLQNQRGHIGLLGHGSHVEYKNILIKEF, encoded by the coding sequence ATGAGACCTTTCTCTTATCTCACTGTCATAATAACTTTCGTGCTGGGATCACCATCCCTGTTTTCGGCGGAACAGCGAAATGTGCTCATCCTGTTTTCCGACAATCAGAACTGGGATGATTGCGGTTGTTATGGTAATTCGGTTGTTAAGACACCAAATATCGATCAACTGGCAAGAGAAGGCACGCGTTACCAGCATGCATTTGCCACCACTGCTTCATGTGGGCCTTGTCGTGGTGTGTTTTACACGGGTCTTCATGTGCACGCCAACGGTCAATACGGGCACCCACATGGCGATCATAATTTCCGCTTGAAACCAAAGGTTAAAACTATCTTTTCTTTGCTCGCGAAAAACAATTATCGCACGGGAATGATCGGCAAGTATCATCTTTATCCAGAAGACACAACGATTGACTTTCAGCCGAAAATCAATGGTCATCGCGCAAAAGGTATGGCTGATCTGGCTTCTGATTTTCTGAATCAAAAAAGTGACCAACCATTTTTTCTGGTGATGGGTTTTCACGATCCACATCCTACTTCTCGCACACAACCGGAATGGGGAGTGAAAGTCAAAGAACCAGGAATGTCTCTAGAAACCTATGATCCAGAAAAGATCAAAGTCCCCCATTACTTACCTGACCGCCGCGAAGTGAGACAAGGTCTGGCTGGTTATTACCAACAGATCAGTTACATGGATCAAGCTATCGGTCAGATTTTGAAAGCTCTGGAAGATTCAGGTCAAGCGGACAACACTCTGGTCATATTCACCAGCGACCACGGTAGTTCGGAACCGGGCGCGATGGCCAATCATTATGAACCGGGGGTACGTGTACCCTTTATTATGCGAAATCCGAAACTCAAAAAAGGGTCAGAAGGAGTTGTCTCGGACTCCATGGTCTCCCTACTGGATGTCACACCAACTGTTCTTGAGTGGACGAATACCAAAGGACCGTACTATCCGCTACACGGTCGCAGCATTTTACCAACAATTGGAAAAACGAGTACTTCAGGTTGGGATGAAGCTTATTTGAGTCACGTATTCCATGAAGTGACCATGTATTATCCGATGCGTACGATTCGTACCCGTGATTATAAATTAATCTGGAACCTGGAATGGCGTTCGAAATACCCTCTGCCTATCGATACCTTATCCCGTGCCACCTGGAACGAAACACTTCGTTTAGAAGAGCCGCTCCTCGGACAGCGGACGGTGAAGAAATTTCTCTATCGCGATGAAGTCGAATTGTACGATCTCAAGAATGATCCCGATGAAGTGATCAATTTAGCTTATCAGCCTGAATTCCAGGATGTTCGCAAAGAACTCTCTGAAAAATTATTACAGCATCTACAAGAAACTGATGATTTATGGTTGAAGCAGTACACACTTCCGGTTTCCATTGAAAGTAAAGTCACAAAAAAACAAGCGAAATACACTCCTTTGTTCAACGGTCACGACTTAACCGGCTGGACATTAAAACGCGCCAACCGCAAAGGGTATCATGTGGATGCGGGGAAGCTGGTCTGCCCAGCCGATGGAGGCGGCTTTTTGTTCACAGAAAAGGAATATGGCGATTTCAGTCTCCAGTTCGATTTTAAATTGTCCAAAGGAGCCAATAATGGCATTGCCATTCGCTGTCCTCTCGTTGATCGACGCCCTGCTTATGAAGGTATGGAAATTCAAGTACTGGATAACAAAGGCTACCCGAAAAAACTCAAACCGACACAATACCATGGGTCAGTTTATGATGTGATCCCCGCCAAAAAAGGAGCTCTGAAACCTGCCGGCGAATGGAATCACGAAGAAATCATTTGCCGCGGCTCACAGATTACAGTTATTGTAAATGATATTCCCGTATTAAACACCGATCTCTCTAAAATCAAAGATACAAATGTGCTGGCGAAACATCCGGGCTTACAGAATCAACGAGGACATATCGGACTCTTGGGGCATGGAAGCCATGTCGAATATAAAAACATCTTGATTAAAGAATTTTAA
- a CDS encoding sialidase family protein has translation MRTAILLVSILTSSLLLTNITKISFAQETKKTDDPALVAPPINTHPGKEYADKTRLFQGIPGIERATNGRLWALWYAGGTGEGELNYVVLVTSDDDGKTWSAPKLVIDPPGPVRAYDPAIWHDPSGRLWLFWAQSYRWWDGRSGVWAITTEESDKENPKWSQPRRICNGIMMNKPTVLSNGDWLLPVAIWDQKAKDSIEHRFDLPKERGGNIFISKDNGNSFQLQGQTKVPQRTFDEHMIVERKDKSLWTLVRTKYGIGETFSEDGGKIWSKGSASSIPHINARFFIRRLKSGNLLLVRHNPENRKTRRDLTAYLSTDDGKTWQGGLLLDERPGVSYPDGVQSEDGTIYLIYDYSRTGDKKILMATFKEEDVLAGKPVSGKVRKRILVNQATGQKK, from the coding sequence GTGCGAACCGCTATCCTCCTTGTATCAATTCTTACCTCATCATTATTGTTGACGAATATCACGAAAATCAGTTTTGCGCAAGAAACCAAAAAAACAGATGACCCCGCACTTGTCGCCCCTCCGATCAATACACATCCGGGAAAAGAGTATGCAGACAAGACTCGTCTTTTCCAGGGTATTCCGGGAATCGAACGCGCTACCAATGGACGTCTCTGGGCACTCTGGTATGCAGGAGGAACTGGCGAAGGCGAACTGAATTATGTCGTGCTGGTCACCAGTGATGACGATGGAAAAACCTGGTCTGCTCCGAAACTGGTCATCGATCCCCCCGGCCCTGTTCGCGCTTATGATCCAGCCATCTGGCATGACCCCAGTGGACGTCTCTGGCTGTTCTGGGCTCAGTCTTACCGCTGGTGGGATGGGCGAAGTGGGGTCTGGGCTATTACAACAGAGGAATCCGATAAGGAAAATCCCAAGTGGAGTCAACCACGGCGGATCTGTAATGGAATTATGATGAATAAGCCGACGGTGCTTTCCAACGGTGACTGGTTGCTACCGGTGGCGATCTGGGATCAGAAAGCGAAAGACTCGATTGAACATCGATTTGATTTACCGAAAGAACGAGGCGGAAATATTTTCATCTCGAAAGATAATGGAAACTCTTTTCAACTGCAGGGTCAAACCAAAGTCCCCCAAAGAACATTCGACGAACACATGATTGTAGAACGGAAAGACAAAAGCCTGTGGACGTTGGTCAGAACGAAATATGGGATCGGAGAGACATTCTCTGAAGATGGTGGTAAAATCTGGTCAAAAGGGAGTGCTTCCTCAATCCCGCATATTAACGCTCGCTTTTTTATTCGTAGGTTGAAGTCGGGAAACCTGTTACTGGTACGACATAATCCCGAAAATCGAAAAACGCGTCGGGACTTGACGGCATACCTCTCGACTGATGATGGAAAGACCTGGCAAGGCGGCTTACTGCTCGATGAGCGACCTGGTGTCTCTTATCCTGATGGCGTTCAAAGTGAAGACGGCACGATTTATCTGATTTATGATTACTCTCGAACGGGCGATAAGAAGATTCTAATGGCTACGTTTAAAGAAGAAGACGTTCTTGCCGGTAAACCAGTCTCGGGAAAAGTCCGCAAGCGGATCCTCGTCAATCAGGCGACTGGCCAGAAAAAGTAA
- a CDS encoding ATP-binding cassette domain-containing protein: MSLLSMNQVSFTWGGAPLLDKISLEINPGERIGLLGRNGAGKSTLMKLIAGEIDPDDGEVKPEKDLRIARLVQEVPSGCAQRVHDYVAEEAAPFYEHEWEAEHAVEKILSRMSLQGDAPFDSLSSGMKRRVLLARSIVQSPDILLLDEPTNHLDIPSIRWLEQFLQSYSSTLLFVTHDRMFLQTLATRIVEIDRGHLYDWTCDYDTFLKRKEAFLEAEEKQNALFDKKLAEEEVWIRKGIKARRTRNEGRVRALKKMREERRQRRSQVGNVNMQVANAERSGQLVIEAKDVAFSYDNNPVIQDFSTLITRGDKIGIIGRNGAGKTTLLKLLLGELKPDRGTVRLGTNLEILYFDQLREQLDEEKTVVENVGEGQETLVINGKPKNIYGYLQDFLFTPERARRPARYLSGGERNRLLLAKLFKRPTNLMIFDEPTNDLDAETLELLEELIGNHPGTLLLVSHDRAFLNNVVSATLVFEEEGRVKEYAGGYDDYLLQSGINNDTQKSDNVSKAKIESPKVQKKKVVKLSFKEQRELEQIPQRIEELEQEQAELHTAMASPEFFKQTNEIIAEASARVETVQQELESLLERWEELEARS, from the coding sequence ATGTCTCTGTTGAGTATGAATCAGGTCTCTTTTACCTGGGGGGGAGCCCCCCTGTTAGACAAAATCAGCCTGGAGATTAATCCTGGCGAGCGAATTGGTCTGTTAGGAAGAAACGGAGCCGGGAAGTCGACACTGATGAAATTGATCGCCGGCGAAATTGATCCGGATGATGGTGAAGTAAAACCTGAGAAGGATTTGCGAATTGCCAGGCTGGTCCAGGAAGTTCCTTCAGGTTGCGCACAACGAGTTCACGATTACGTTGCAGAGGAGGCGGCCCCTTTTTATGAACATGAGTGGGAAGCCGAACACGCGGTTGAGAAAATTCTGTCACGCATGAGCTTGCAAGGTGATGCTCCCTTTGATTCTTTATCTTCAGGGATGAAGCGGCGTGTTTTATTAGCGCGATCCATTGTGCAGTCTCCCGATATCTTACTGTTGGATGAACCAACAAATCATCTGGATATACCCTCCATCAGATGGCTAGAACAGTTTCTACAGTCGTATTCCAGTACGTTGTTATTTGTGACTCATGACCGAATGTTTTTACAGACCCTGGCGACGCGGATTGTCGAAATCGACCGTGGTCATTTATATGATTGGACTTGCGATTACGACACATTTCTCAAACGTAAAGAAGCATTTCTGGAGGCAGAAGAGAAACAGAATGCGTTATTTGATAAAAAGCTGGCTGAAGAAGAAGTCTGGATTCGAAAGGGCATCAAAGCCCGTCGAACGCGAAATGAAGGTCGTGTTCGTGCGTTGAAAAAAATGCGTGAGGAACGGAGACAACGACGCAGTCAGGTTGGCAATGTTAACATGCAGGTAGCCAACGCAGAGCGTTCGGGGCAATTAGTCATTGAGGCCAAAGACGTTGCATTTTCTTATGACAACAATCCCGTGATTCAAGACTTTTCGACTTTAATTACACGAGGCGATAAGATCGGCATCATTGGCAGAAATGGTGCTGGTAAAACGACATTACTGAAACTGCTTTTGGGAGAGCTCAAGCCTGACAGAGGCACAGTACGCCTGGGAACCAATCTGGAAATTCTCTATTTTGATCAACTGAGAGAGCAGCTTGATGAAGAGAAAACCGTCGTTGAAAACGTGGGTGAGGGACAAGAGACACTTGTCATCAACGGGAAGCCCAAGAACATATATGGTTATCTACAGGATTTCCTCTTTACTCCGGAACGGGCGCGAAGGCCCGCCCGCTATCTGTCCGGAGGTGAACGGAATCGGCTGTTGTTGGCAAAATTGTTCAAACGCCCTACGAATCTTATGATATTTGATGAACCGACGAATGATCTGGATGCGGAAACATTGGAGTTGCTCGAAGAATTAATCGGTAATCATCCGGGAACATTATTGCTCGTCAGTCACGATCGGGCCTTTCTCAATAATGTCGTGTCTGCGACGTTGGTCTTTGAAGAAGAAGGACGAGTGAAAGAGTACGCAGGAGGCTATGATGATTATTTGTTACAGTCAGGAATTAATAATGACACCCAAAAAAGTGACAATGTCTCAAAAGCAAAAATAGAATCACCCAAAGTACAGAAAAAAAAGGTAGTCAAGTTAAGTTTCAAAGAACAGCGTGAGCTAGAACAGATTCCGCAGCGTATTGAAGAGTTGGAGCAGGAGCAGGCGGAATTACACACAGCGATGGCATCACCTGAATTTTTTAAACAGACAAATGAGATTATTGCGGAAGCTTCTGCACGCGTTGAAACAGTGCAGCAGGAATTGGAGTCTCTCCTTGAGCGTTGGGAAGAATTAGAAGCACGATCATAA
- a CDS encoding translation initiation factor gives MRLFEGTPFDRPPRCEKCDQLEEECICPPEPPFRIPPEQQTARLAIEKRKKGKRVTVVRGLPEEGNDLPELLKQLKSQCGAGGALKEEELEIQGDQLDRVREVLKAMGFQVKG, from the coding sequence ATGCGTTTATTTGAAGGAACTCCCTTTGATCGCCCGCCACGTTGTGAAAAGTGTGATCAATTAGAAGAGGAATGTATTTGTCCGCCAGAGCCTCCCTTTCGTATTCCGCCTGAACAACAGACTGCCAGGCTGGCCATTGAAAAACGAAAGAAGGGAAAACGTGTGACCGTAGTACGTGGGTTACCGGAAGAGGGCAATGATCTTCCCGAGTTGTTGAAACAATTGAAGTCCCAATGTGGAGCCGGTGGTGCCTTAAAAGAGGAAGAACTCGAAATTCAAGGCGATCAACTGGACCGCGTTCGTGAGGTCTTGAAAGCAATGGGATTTCAAGTGAAAGGGTAA
- a CDS encoding M81 family metallopeptidase, producing the protein MRIAAGGVLHETSTYSSLPTTLDDFINDRGLYRGQEIMETFPGSNVCIGGFIDGAKKHGFELVPLLWTFAFPSGLIERKTYDALLEEFLQRLKEAEQAGPLDGVLLDLHGAMVIEGIEDGDGHFISKVREYIGPDRPILVTPDLHGNHTPLRVQEATAILGYDTYPHIDMNERGQEAADLIVRIIQDDVKPVMSLYQLPFFWSTACQVTAHQPMKEVMDYAHEIESRPGILSVTVSTGFPWADVPDVGPSIIIVADNDQSLADKTAEEFGSWIWERRRRWYQLPFSVKDAIKQGQEMGKYPIVLADHADNTGGGTAGDSTEILQTFLDQKLDKALILYIVDPEVVALAQKAGVGGIIETEVGGKSHPIQGPPVKMKAEVKALSEGKFKYDGPMYAGLTGNMGPSVWIQQDGVSVVVVTAREQPFGPAFSKTLGIDCESMNYISVKSSAHFRASFEPFAGSIFNVEAKAIHTHDFAKLNHQHRKQDFYPVEIPYDSAPDF; encoded by the coding sequence ATGAGAATTGCGGCCGGTGGTGTGCTACATGAAACAAGTACCTATTCTTCTCTTCCGACAACGCTTGATGACTTCATCAATGACCGTGGCTTATATCGCGGGCAGGAAATTATGGAAACGTTCCCTGGCTCGAATGTTTGCATCGGTGGTTTCATTGATGGGGCAAAAAAACATGGTTTTGAGTTAGTTCCGCTCCTGTGGACATTCGCCTTTCCCAGTGGATTGATCGAACGAAAGACATACGATGCTTTATTGGAAGAATTTCTGCAACGTCTCAAAGAAGCAGAACAGGCAGGTCCCCTTGATGGTGTTCTGTTAGATCTTCACGGGGCGATGGTGATTGAAGGTATTGAAGATGGAGACGGACACTTCATTTCAAAAGTTCGAGAGTACATCGGTCCAGATCGTCCCATTCTGGTCACGCCCGATTTACATGGCAATCACACTCCACTACGCGTCCAGGAAGCGACTGCGATTTTAGGGTACGACACGTATCCTCATATTGACATGAATGAACGTGGCCAGGAAGCAGCCGATCTCATCGTCCGTATTATTCAAGACGATGTAAAACCAGTCATGTCTTTATACCAACTTCCGTTCTTTTGGAGCACTGCCTGTCAGGTCACCGCGCATCAACCAATGAAGGAAGTGATGGACTACGCACACGAAATCGAATCTCGCCCCGGGATTCTGAGTGTGACAGTCTCCACTGGATTTCCCTGGGCAGATGTGCCTGACGTTGGTCCTTCCATCATCATTGTCGCTGACAATGACCAAAGTTTGGCAGATAAAACGGCTGAGGAATTCGGTTCCTGGATCTGGGAACGACGTCGAAGATGGTACCAACTTCCCTTTTCTGTGAAAGATGCCATCAAGCAAGGACAGGAAATGGGAAAATATCCCATTGTTCTCGCCGATCATGCAGACAACACCGGTGGCGGAACTGCCGGTGATTCCACAGAAATTCTGCAAACGTTTCTCGATCAAAAACTAGACAAGGCTTTAATTTTGTATATCGTCGATCCTGAAGTCGTTGCGCTGGCACAGAAAGCGGGCGTTGGTGGGATCATCGAAACTGAAGTGGGAGGTAAATCTCATCCCATACAAGGCCCACCGGTCAAAATGAAGGCAGAAGTCAAAGCACTTTCAGAGGGAAAGTTTAAATATGATGGGCCGATGTATGCAGGACTAACCGGTAATATGGGTCCCTCAGTCTGGATTCAACAGGATGGTGTCTCTGTCGTTGTGGTCACAGCACGAGAGCAACCCTTCGGTCCCGCATTCTCCAAAACGCTGGGAATCGACTGTGAATCAATGAATTACATCTCAGTCAAATCTTCGGCTCATTTCCGAGCCAGCTTTGAACCATTTGCTGGCTCGATTTTCAATGTCGAAGCCAAAGCGATTCATACACATGATTTTGCCAAGCTTAATCATCAACATAGAAAACAGGATTTTTATCCCGTTGAAATCCCCTACGATAGTGCACCAGATTTTTAG
- a CDS encoding FAD-dependent oxidoreductase — MKIAIAGCGIAGTAAGYLLAQQGHEVTIFEQAQRCGPIGAGILVQPIGQAVLKSLGIYDEIYQQSAQLNCIEALKHSGKRLIRLEYQRLRTGLYGLGVHRGLLFNSLLELAKQGGVEVREDARIATYHLSDSGVSLELDSNEHTESFDFMIATDGARSALRIASGIRHHTTEYAYGALWATGTCSSIEDRLFQVVEGTKRLVGILPIGNQECSFFWGLTAAQLESFKQSGLDVWKDEVLKLCPQGEELVTRINSFEELTFTTYRSVSMQSWFADRIIFLGDAAHPTSPHLGQGANFALEDAWVFSECLKQETNFSVACLHYESLRRKKIRFYQQITSWLTPFFQSDGFVKGWGRDITLPVMSQIPILRQQMLKTLCGFKTGWLKSQIGEE; from the coding sequence ATGAAAATTGCGATTGCAGGATGCGGCATTGCGGGAACTGCGGCTGGTTATCTTCTTGCCCAACAAGGGCATGAGGTGACTATTTTTGAGCAGGCACAGCGCTGTGGGCCTATTGGTGCAGGGATTCTCGTCCAACCAATTGGACAGGCAGTTTTGAAATCACTGGGAATATATGATGAGATTTATCAGCAGTCTGCTCAATTAAATTGTATTGAAGCCCTCAAACATTCTGGAAAACGGTTGATTCGTTTAGAGTATCAACGACTCCGAACGGGGCTCTATGGTTTAGGTGTCCATCGTGGTCTTTTATTTAACTCATTGCTGGAATTGGCAAAACAGGGCGGAGTCGAGGTTCGTGAAGATGCGCGCATCGCGACTTACCATCTTTCTGATTCAGGAGTTTCATTAGAATTGGATTCAAATGAGCACACAGAATCATTCGATTTCATGATTGCCACAGATGGAGCACGCTCAGCGCTACGGATCGCTTCAGGAATTCGTCATCACACGACTGAATATGCCTATGGTGCTCTCTGGGCAACAGGAACTTGTTCTTCAATTGAAGATCGATTGTTTCAGGTAGTGGAAGGAACAAAAAGACTGGTGGGAATCTTACCGATTGGCAATCAGGAGTGCAGTTTCTTCTGGGGATTGACGGCGGCTCAGCTAGAGAGTTTTAAGCAAAGTGGCCTTGATGTCTGGAAAGATGAAGTCTTGAAACTTTGTCCTCAAGGAGAAGAATTAGTGACTCGAATCAATTCCTTCGAAGAGTTGACGTTTACGACCTATCGCAGTGTTTCGATGCAATCCTGGTTTGCAGATCGTATCATCTTTCTGGGAGATGCCGCGCATCCGACAAGCCCGCATTTAGGGCAGGGAGCCAATTTTGCGCTTGAAGATGCATGGGTGTTTTCGGAATGCTTGAAACAGGAAACGAATTTTAGTGTTGCTTGTTTACATTATGAGTCACTCAGGAGAAAAAAGATCCGATTTTACCAACAGATTACAAGTTGGTTAACTCCTTTTTTTCAATCAGATGGATTTGTAAAAGGCTGGGGCCGTGATATCACTTTGCCTGTGATGTCTCAGATTCCAATTCTACGTCAACAAATGTTAAAGACACTTTGCGGATTCAAAACGGGTTGGCTAAAGAGTCAAATTGGTGAGGAATAA
- a CDS encoding magnesium transporter CorA family protein encodes MHESSLLPATWNVPEEFHDRLGKRAGRQRTMVAEGHLLIILHAAPNPDDMNRKGRFFWREPDAIWHDTEFQGGPDALNRHLQEYEEILEDFDEKIDQATSSVEYLEVLNHLGPVHRSLCHATQALQMAREAVPKDKILIDYRDNSYRLERTAELLIEDAKNSLEYLIAKRAEEQAEVSARIELSSHRLNLLIAYFFPIATLSTIFGSNFRHGYEQYMTPIPFWVMVAAGLALGFLIHLFLKRGTNQKAK; translated from the coding sequence ATGCATGAATCTTCCCTACTGCCGGCAACCTGGAATGTGCCTGAGGAATTTCACGATCGACTTGGAAAACGGGCAGGTCGCCAACGTACTATGGTGGCAGAAGGACACCTGCTCATAATTTTACATGCTGCTCCCAATCCGGACGACATGAATCGCAAAGGACGATTCTTCTGGCGAGAACCAGACGCAATCTGGCATGATACTGAATTTCAGGGGGGGCCTGATGCCTTGAATCGTCATCTCCAGGAATATGAAGAAATACTGGAAGACTTTGACGAAAAAATAGACCAGGCAACCAGTTCGGTGGAATACCTCGAAGTCTTAAATCATCTGGGACCAGTCCATCGCTCCCTGTGCCATGCAACTCAGGCGTTGCAGATGGCACGCGAAGCCGTTCCCAAAGATAAAATTCTCATTGATTATCGTGATAATTCTTATCGACTGGAACGAACAGCAGAATTACTGATTGAAGATGCAAAAAATTCGTTGGAGTATCTCATCGCAAAACGAGCGGAGGAACAAGCAGAAGTTTCTGCTCGAATTGAGCTGTCTTCACATCGTTTAAACTTACTGATCGCGTACTTTTTCCCGATAGCTACTTTGAGCACCATCTTTGGTTCAAATTTTCGTCACGGGTACGAACAATACATGACTCCGATACCCTTCTGGGTCATGGTGGCAGCGGGTTTGGCTCTGGGATTCTTAATCCATCTGTTTTTAAAAAGGGGGACTAATCAAAAAGCCAAGTAG